One part of the Vibrio ponticus genome encodes these proteins:
- a CDS encoding siderophore ABC transporter substrate-binding protein, with translation MLNLKQWLVGTIMAVSLTAHAETITVEHPLGSTKLETKPERVVVLGMDTLDILDHLNIEPVGVVKRPIPDYLTQYKDDKYTSVGTLHEPDFEKIFSLKPDLIIASNRSSRAYDELQKIAPTVVFMADSQKFWETTQQGWRMFGEIFGVESKIEDLITQTSIKIESVKSKAQAKNAKALMVMTNGGNVATYGLGSRYNAIFDEFGFTQLVHNEKALAHGDLISFEFIAKANPEYLLVMDRDKAIGRDSGEAKKGFNNALIKQTDAARNDRITELDSQAWYISASGITATNIMIEDMTKALQ, from the coding sequence ATGCTAAATCTTAAACAATGGCTCGTTGGCACTATTATGGCCGTTTCACTCACAGCCCATGCCGAAACAATTACTGTAGAGCACCCACTCGGTTCAACCAAACTGGAGACTAAACCTGAACGAGTAGTGGTACTGGGCATGGATACATTAGATATCTTAGATCATTTAAACATCGAGCCTGTAGGCGTGGTCAAAAGACCTATCCCTGATTATCTGACTCAATATAAAGATGATAAATACACCAGCGTTGGCACACTGCATGAGCCTGATTTCGAGAAAATTTTCTCTCTGAAACCCGATTTAATTATTGCTAGCAACCGCAGCTCAAGAGCTTATGATGAACTACAGAAAATAGCGCCTACTGTGGTATTTATGGCTGACTCCCAAAAGTTTTGGGAAACGACTCAGCAAGGCTGGCGAATGTTTGGTGAAATCTTTGGCGTTGAAAGTAAGATCGAAGATCTAATCACACAGACCTCGATAAAAATCGAATCAGTGAAAAGTAAAGCTCAGGCAAAGAACGCCAAAGCGCTAATGGTCATGACTAATGGTGGTAATGTCGCAACCTACGGCTTAGGTTCACGCTATAACGCCATTTTTGATGAGTTCGGTTTTACCCAACTGGTCCACAATGAGAAAGCGCTAGCACACGGTGATTTAATCAGCTTTGAATTTATTGCCAAAGCCAACCCAGAATACCTTCTGGTTATGGATCGTGATAAAGCAATAGGACGAGATTCCGGCGAAGCCAAAAAAGGCTTTAACAATGCTCTGATTAAGCAAACAGATGCGGCGAGAAATGACCGTATCACCGAATTAGACTCTCAAGCTTGGTATATCTCGGCAAGCGGCATTACTGCAACCAATATCATGATTGAAGATATGACCAAGGCACTTCAATAG
- the msrB gene encoding peptide-methionine (R)-S-oxide reductase MsrB, with product MRHKLSLILPLLAILLIAASFFGHADSEMSKAKASGKTEIATLAGGCFWCTESDLEKLPGVLDVVSGYSGGTLENPSYKQVASGKTNHIEVIQVTFDPEQVSYEQVLDQFFRHIDPTDDKGSFVDRGPQYRPAIFYHTPEQQQVAQSFMTEIEALGVFKKPLKTELRPFQTFWLAEDYHQDYYKRNSVRYKYYRYSSGRDSYLDEIFGSERNANPVTLRKMIDDNKVLTQGKIYTKPSDAELRNSLTELQYYVTQKDGTERAFDNEYWDNKAEGIYVDVVTGEPLFSSTDKYRSGTGWPSFTKPINDAFVVTQTDYKLVYPRTEVRSRFGDSHLGHVFKDGPKPTGLRYCMNSAAMRFIAKEDLTKEGYQEYLYLFEG from the coding sequence ATGAGACATAAACTATCGCTAATACTCCCCCTACTGGCAATATTACTCATTGCCGCATCGTTTTTTGGTCACGCAGACAGTGAAATGTCAAAAGCAAAAGCCAGCGGAAAAACGGAAATCGCCACCCTCGCAGGCGGTTGTTTTTGGTGTACAGAATCAGATCTTGAGAAATTGCCAGGCGTGTTAGATGTGGTCTCCGGCTACTCAGGCGGAACGCTTGAAAACCCTAGTTACAAACAGGTTGCGTCAGGAAAAACCAATCACATTGAAGTCATACAAGTTACGTTCGATCCTGAGCAAGTGAGCTATGAGCAAGTGTTGGATCAGTTCTTCCGCCATATCGACCCAACGGATGATAAAGGCTCATTTGTCGATCGCGGTCCTCAGTATCGCCCTGCGATTTTCTATCATACCCCAGAGCAACAACAAGTGGCTCAAAGCTTTATGACTGAAATTGAAGCACTTGGAGTATTTAAAAAGCCGTTGAAAACAGAACTGCGCCCATTCCAAACCTTCTGGCTCGCGGAAGATTATCACCAAGACTATTACAAGCGTAATTCAGTGCGCTACAAATATTACCGTTACTCGTCGGGTCGTGATTCGTATCTCGATGAAATCTTTGGCTCTGAACGCAATGCTAACCCTGTGACATTACGGAAAATGATCGATGACAACAAAGTACTCACGCAAGGCAAAATCTACACGAAACCTAGCGATGCAGAACTGCGTAACTCACTCACAGAACTACAATATTATGTCACTCAAAAAGACGGTACTGAGCGCGCGTTTGATAACGAATATTGGGATAATAAAGCGGAAGGTATCTATGTCGATGTGGTAACTGGCGAGCCCCTGTTTTCATCGACTGACAAATACCGCTCAGGCACTGGCTGGCCAAGCTTTACTAAACCAATCAACGATGCATTTGTGGTCACTCAAACCGATTACAAGCTAGTGTATCCAAGAACAGAAGTACGCAGCCGTTTTGGTGATTCACACTTGGGACATGTATTTAAAGATGGTCCGAAGCCAACCGGTTTACGCTACTGCATGAACTCTGCCGCGATGCGCTTTATCGCTAAAGAAGATTTAACCAAAGAAGGCTACCAGGAGTACCTCTACCTTTTTGAAGGGTAA
- a CDS encoding formate--tetrahydrofolate ligase produces MLSDIDICRTTSLSPINDIALRAGLLPDEFHSQGKHKAKVSLHCLKRINQNRSGKLIVVTAITPTPLGEGKTVTTIGLAQGLAKLNHLVMACIRQPSMGPVFGVKGGAAGGGYSQVAPMEELNLHLTGDIHAVTAAHNLAAAAIDARIYHEQRNGYDDFEARSGLKALKIDHKRVVWKRVMDHNDRALRMVTVGKNELGKDINGFEREDGFDISAASELMAILALSSDLKDLRQRIGRVVVAYSLDGEPVTTEDLQVAGAMAVSMRDAIEPTLMQTLEGVPTLIHAGPFANIAHGNSSIIADNIATHLADYTVTEGGFGSDMGFEKACNIKAQVAGKAPDCAVIVATLRGLKANSGLYDLKPGQAIPDSLFEDDANALEAGFSNLKWHIENVAKYGVPAVVAINRFPQDSEAELAQLRTMIEALPHNVEVALSEGFAKGGEGTLELASKVIKQCEQESSFKPLYNFSQTTEEKLMAVAEVGYGASSVTLSYQARHQLEEYQKQGFDNLAVCLAKTPLSISTDGSVKGAPSQFNVPIRELKLCAGAGFIYALCGNVMTMPGLPERPAFMNLDLDDEGNIIGLS; encoded by the coding sequence ATGCTGTCGGATATAGATATTTGCCGTACTACGTCATTATCACCAATTAATGACATCGCCTTGCGCGCTGGTTTACTGCCAGACGAATTTCACAGCCAAGGTAAACACAAAGCTAAAGTTTCACTTCACTGCTTAAAACGTATTAATCAAAACCGCAGTGGTAAATTAATCGTGGTGACCGCTATCACTCCTACACCATTAGGTGAAGGTAAAACGGTGACAACCATTGGTTTAGCTCAGGGGCTTGCCAAACTCAATCACTTAGTCATGGCGTGTATCCGTCAACCATCTATGGGGCCTGTATTTGGCGTTAAAGGTGGCGCGGCAGGCGGTGGCTATTCACAAGTCGCTCCAATGGAAGAGCTTAATCTCCACCTAACCGGTGACATTCATGCTGTCACAGCCGCACACAATCTAGCCGCAGCGGCGATCGATGCCCGTATCTACCACGAGCAACGCAATGGTTATGATGACTTTGAAGCCCGTAGCGGCTTAAAGGCTCTAAAAATCGACCATAAGCGCGTGGTTTGGAAGCGTGTGATGGACCATAACGACCGCGCTTTGCGCATGGTAACAGTGGGCAAAAACGAGCTTGGCAAAGACATTAACGGTTTCGAACGCGAAGATGGCTTTGATATTTCTGCCGCTTCTGAACTTATGGCGATTCTCGCACTGTCGTCAGATCTTAAAGATCTGCGTCAACGCATTGGTCGTGTAGTGGTCGCCTATTCACTCGATGGCGAACCTGTTACTACCGAAGACTTACAAGTAGCTGGCGCCATGGCAGTAAGCATGCGTGACGCGATAGAGCCAACGCTGATGCAAACGCTGGAAGGAGTACCCACTCTTATTCACGCCGGACCTTTTGCCAATATCGCTCATGGTAACTCATCGATTATCGCGGACAATATCGCGACACATCTTGCTGACTACACCGTCACAGAAGGCGGTTTCGGCTCTGATATGGGCTTTGAGAAAGCGTGTAACATCAAAGCACAAGTTGCAGGCAAAGCGCCTGATTGTGCGGTCATCGTCGCGACACTACGCGGCTTAAAAGCCAACTCAGGTTTATATGACTTAAAGCCGGGGCAAGCGATTCCAGACTCACTGTTTGAAGATGATGCTAATGCATTGGAAGCCGGTTTTTCCAACCTGAAGTGGCATATTGAAAATGTTGCCAAGTATGGCGTGCCAGCAGTGGTTGCCATCAACCGCTTCCCACAAGATAGCGAAGCTGAATTAGCACAATTACGCACTATGATTGAGGCTTTACCGCATAATGTTGAAGTCGCATTAAGTGAAGGATTCGCAAAAGGCGGAGAAGGTACGCTCGAGCTTGCGAGCAAAGTTATTAAGCAATGCGAACAGGAAAGCAGCTTTAAGCCGCTCTACAATTTCTCACAAACTACCGAAGAGAAACTAATGGCGGTGGCAGAAGTGGGCTACGGTGCATCCAGCGTCACACTTAGTTACCAAGCAAGGCACCAGTTGGAAGAATATCAAAAGCAAGGTTTTGACAACCTTGCTGTTTGCCTAGCAAAAACACCGCTTTCGATCTCGACCGACGGCAGCGTCAAAGGTGCACCAAGCCAATTTAATGTTCCAATTCGCGAGCTCAAACTCTGCGCAGGAGCTGGCTTTATCTACGCTCTGTGTGGCAATGTAATGACCATGCCGGGTTTACCTGAGAGGCCTGCCTTCATGAACTTAGACTTAGATGATGAAGGTAATATCATTGGGCTTAGCTAA
- a CDS encoding DUF2057 family protein, with protein sequence MVKWLTTVLLAVSSSSFATQVELTRGVEFSVLNQQDVEGKDSVSLVNGDNQLVIRLDRSFGEGDNRQKILTPPFLVTIPAQANTQLLEIGLVSTKERKLHKLIKTNQSVFTINLDGQEIEHRLVELPGKNGFMPYGDLVGLTKKYNQENGLIYETGTLRDLKQELKTVSEGSSDISTGNESEASLQLKIWFSRASEKEKKQHLEWVMSQLIN encoded by the coding sequence ATGGTTAAGTGGTTAACGACTGTGTTATTGGCGGTGTCTTCTTCAAGTTTTGCCACTCAAGTAGAACTGACCCGTGGTGTAGAGTTTAGTGTATTGAATCAACAGGATGTGGAAGGTAAAGATTCGGTATCCTTAGTTAATGGTGACAACCAATTAGTGATTCGGCTGGATAGAAGCTTTGGTGAGGGCGATAATCGACAAAAGATTTTAACGCCTCCTTTTCTTGTGACCATTCCAGCGCAAGCCAATACTCAATTGTTAGAAATTGGTTTGGTTTCAACCAAAGAGCGCAAGCTGCATAAGTTGATCAAGACTAATCAATCGGTTTTTACGATTAATTTAGATGGTCAAGAAATCGAGCATAGATTAGTTGAACTGCCGGGTAAAAATGGCTTTATGCCTTATGGTGATTTAGTTGGTTTGACGAAAAAGTATAATCAAGAAAATGGTTTGATCTATGAAACTGGTACGTTGCGAGACCTAAAACAAGAACTCAAAACCGTAAGTGAGGGTTCTTCTGATATCTCGACGGGTAATGAAAGCGAGGCAAGTTTGCAGCTAAAAATTTGGTTTAGCCGTGCGAGCGAAAAAGAGAAGAAACAGCATTTAGAATGGGTAATGTCTCAGCTCATTAACTGA
- a CDS encoding class I SAM-dependent methyltransferase translates to MKSPMYSTFANQYNEVIQDNIYNAYLERPSLQALLPELAGLKVLDLGCGSGVYMQYLCEHGAAEVTCIDYSPQMVDIVKSKATQLGADERVNAYAQDLKTGLPAEHDNSFDLVISPLMIHYLDDLNPLFKDVYRVLKKGGRFVFSTHHPFADFECSTSGNYFSCEQVKEKWNTIGEPVEVTFYRRSLTEITHALTQHGLVITALSEGQVSEQVKQMDAERFEYLSKNPNFIFIQCQKIG, encoded by the coding sequence ATGAAATCGCCAATGTATTCCACTTTCGCCAACCAGTATAACGAAGTGATTCAAGACAATATTTATAACGCCTACTTAGAGCGACCAAGTTTACAAGCCTTATTACCTGAATTAGCTGGGCTCAAAGTACTCGATCTGGGTTGTGGCTCGGGCGTTTATATGCAATATCTGTGTGAACATGGCGCCGCAGAAGTGACGTGTATTGATTATTCACCACAAATGGTGGATATCGTTAAGAGCAAAGCAACTCAGTTGGGAGCCGATGAACGTGTTAACGCGTACGCGCAAGACTTAAAAACAGGTTTGCCTGCTGAGCATGATAACAGTTTTGATTTGGTGATTTCACCCCTGATGATTCACTATCTTGACGATCTTAACCCATTGTTTAAAGATGTGTATCGCGTGCTCAAAAAAGGGGGACGCTTTGTGTTTTCGACTCATCACCCGTTTGCAGATTTTGAGTGTTCGACATCAGGTAACTATTTCTCCTGTGAGCAAGTTAAAGAAAAGTGGAATACCATTGGTGAACCTGTAGAAGTTACATTTTATCGACGTTCGCTGACAGAAATTACTCACGCTTTGACTCAACATGGTTTAGTTATCACTGCGCTTTCAGAAGGACAGGTGTCAGAGCAAGTGAAACAGATGGATGCAGAGCGATTTGAGTATCTGTCCAAGAATCCTAATTTCATTTTTATTCAGTGTCAGAAGATAGGCTAG
- a CDS encoding porin, with protein MKKTLLALTVAAVATSAQAKIELYKDDVKSVSLSGEAEVTLKLIDEKDSKVKADQYDNDYHVDTTGSIAFEGTRVLTDDITAFASFGVERTDSHAEFNAIKVGVEGDFGKISGGDTGNSLGEVADMTSDNWDSVNEDDRGIRYEKSFDGLYLSADMQTQSEDETDEVWNLGASYSFDHVKLAAAYSNAGKTDGVTSELIGVGAQVEISDLTLGAIYAEFDAADSVNAGKYSTFAKGDLYSFKANYQFTDEFNAYASVLVASPDSSTDELNINLAGVKYAINEEFSVAAEYKETSYDLNDVEIVTAEVSATYTF; from the coding sequence ATGAAAAAAACACTATTAGCATTGACAGTTGCAGCAGTGGCAACTTCAGCGCAAGCAAAAATCGAATTGTACAAAGACGACGTGAAATCAGTATCTCTTTCGGGTGAAGCTGAGGTTACTTTAAAACTGATTGATGAAAAAGATTCAAAAGTCAAAGCTGACCAGTATGATAATGATTACCATGTCGATACTACTGGTTCGATTGCTTTTGAAGGTACGCGTGTACTAACTGATGATATTACTGCTTTTGCTAGTTTCGGTGTAGAAAGAACAGATTCTCATGCCGAATTTAACGCAATCAAAGTAGGTGTTGAAGGTGACTTTGGTAAGATTTCTGGTGGTGACACTGGTAACTCTCTAGGTGAAGTTGCTGATATGACCAGCGACAACTGGGATAGCGTAAATGAGGATGACCGAGGTATCCGTTACGAGAAAAGCTTCGATGGTCTTTACCTATCTGCAGACATGCAGACTCAATCTGAAGATGAAACAGATGAAGTATGGAACCTAGGTGCTTCTTACTCATTCGACCATGTTAAATTAGCGGCAGCGTACTCTAATGCGGGTAAAACAGACGGTGTGACATCAGAACTAATCGGTGTTGGTGCTCAGGTTGAAATCAGCGACCTAACTCTTGGCGCTATTTACGCGGAATTTGATGCTGCAGATTCTGTGAATGCAGGTAAATATTCTACGTTCGCAAAAGGTGATTTATACAGCTTTAAAGCTAACTACCAATTTACTGACGAATTTAATGCTTATGCTTCAGTATTGGTTGCTTCACCAGACAGTTCTACAGATGAACTAAATATTAACTTGGCTGGTGTTAAATACGCAATTAATGAAGAGTTCAGTGTAGCTGCAGAATATAAAGAAACATCTTACGACTTAAATGATGTGGAAATTGTTACTGCAGAAGTTAGCGCAACATACACGTTCTAA
- a CDS encoding fatty acid cis/trans isomerase: MQLKTILLLILVSIFAGCATYAGLNYDQLFGEQQVRDRRVELVSQQSVDFLETVKPIIDNRCVVCHACYDAPCQLKMTSVEGIDRGATKALVYEGTRLTAATPTRLFEDAQTTEEWRALGFHPVLNERNQTPTANMEAGLVARLLIQKDQHPLPEQVQLEGFDFSIDREQVCPTIEELDQYQQDYPTWGMPYGMPNLNNQEYNTLLSWLEDGAVMNKQIPLTIEQQAMVNEYEALFNGESFKHQLVARYVYEHLFLSHLYFSDLKTPTPRFFTLVRSATPPGEPVKRIATRRPYDDPMVERVYYRIIPEQGTIVDKTHMPFALSKKRMNDWQQWFFNTEYQVKQLPSYAPEVAANPMTAFIDLPVKSRFKFMLDNAQNTIAAYIKGPVCRGQLALNVINDRFWVFFLDPDKSDIPEVNDFYRSQADNLKLPGELESNTLPVTNWVKYSRQQARYLEAKSEFINATFKNGEHLDTGLIWDGNGTNPNAALTIFRHFDSASVVRGMVGTPPKTAWILDYALLERIHYLLVAGFDVYGNFGHQLITRMFMDFLRLEGESNFVALLPRDVRHKEQSSWYQNQSTQLSDFLQRNVKPFDQPTQVPYTTANPKAELYDILRDKLEPVLNNRFDIVDSGFKQENEMLLRQIAAIKGEGLRPIPQIMMLMIESENGKQQLFTLLHNNAHTNITSLFDEESNRDYKHDDLTLVRGVIGSYPAAYLSLEENQIPLLVNLLKNMRGEEDYVKLLDTFAIRRSNPEFWSFSDNVHRWYQQDQPIEFGLLDYNRFENR; the protein is encoded by the coding sequence ATGCAATTAAAAACAATACTTCTACTAATCCTTGTTTCCATCTTCGCTGGTTGTGCCACCTACGCCGGTCTAAACTACGATCAACTGTTTGGTGAGCAGCAAGTACGTGACCGCCGTGTCGAATTAGTTTCGCAACAAAGCGTCGATTTTCTTGAAACAGTTAAACCCATTATTGATAACCGCTGTGTAGTCTGCCACGCCTGTTATGACGCCCCTTGTCAATTGAAAATGACTTCTGTTGAGGGGATTGATCGCGGTGCAACTAAAGCATTGGTCTACGAAGGCACGCGATTAACCGCGGCAACGCCAACTCGCTTATTTGAAGATGCACAGACCACTGAAGAATGGCGAGCGTTAGGCTTTCACCCAGTACTCAACGAGCGTAATCAGACACCGACTGCAAATATGGAGGCGGGTCTTGTCGCTCGGTTATTAATACAGAAGGATCAACACCCGCTACCTGAACAAGTTCAGCTTGAGGGGTTTGATTTCTCGATCGATCGTGAACAAGTTTGCCCGACGATTGAAGAGCTGGATCAATACCAACAAGATTACCCAACTTGGGGGATGCCTTATGGTATGCCAAATCTAAACAACCAAGAGTACAACACACTGCTCAGTTGGTTAGAAGATGGTGCCGTGATGAACAAGCAGATCCCTCTAACGATTGAACAGCAAGCCATGGTCAATGAATATGAGGCTCTGTTTAATGGAGAGAGCTTTAAACACCAATTGGTGGCGCGCTATGTCTATGAGCATCTGTTTTTATCTCACCTCTATTTCTCTGATTTAAAAACACCAACACCACGCTTCTTTACTCTGGTTCGTTCAGCCACGCCACCAGGTGAGCCGGTTAAGCGCATAGCAACAAGACGCCCCTATGACGATCCGATGGTTGAGCGTGTTTACTACCGAATCATTCCAGAGCAAGGAACGATTGTTGATAAGACCCATATGCCTTTTGCACTGAGCAAAAAACGCATGAACGATTGGCAACAATGGTTTTTCAACACCGAGTACCAAGTTAAGCAACTACCAAGCTACGCTCCTGAAGTTGCAGCAAACCCAATGACAGCATTTATCGATTTGCCCGTTAAATCGCGCTTTAAATTTATGCTGGATAACGCTCAAAATACCATCGCGGCCTATATCAAAGGTCCGGTATGTCGAGGGCAATTGGCACTTAATGTGATTAATGACCGCTTTTGGGTATTCTTCCTTGATCCAGACAAAAGTGATATTCCTGAGGTTAACGACTTCTATCGTAGCCAAGCCGACAATTTAAAGCTGCCTGGTGAACTAGAAAGCAATACTCTACCTGTCACTAACTGGGTTAAATATTCTCGCCAGCAGGCACGCTACTTAGAAGCCAAGTCTGAGTTCATTAACGCTACATTTAAGAATGGTGAACATCTCGATACTGGTCTTATCTGGGATGGTAATGGCACTAACCCAAATGCAGCCTTAACTATCTTCCGTCACTTTGATAGTGCATCCGTGGTGCGAGGCATGGTCGGTACCCCACCTAAAACTGCGTGGATCCTTGATTATGCACTTCTTGAGCGCATCCATTATCTGTTGGTGGCTGGGTTTGATGTCTATGGTAACTTTGGTCACCAGCTGATCACTCGCATGTTTATGGACTTTTTGCGCCTTGAGGGTGAGAGTAACTTCGTTGCTCTGCTACCAAGAGATGTCCGCCATAAAGAGCAATCGAGTTGGTATCAAAACCAAAGCACTCAGTTAAGCGACTTCTTGCAACGCAATGTAAAGCCATTTGACCAGCCAACACAGGTTCCTTACACAACGGCGAATCCAAAGGCCGAGTTGTATGACATTTTGCGCGACAAATTGGAACCCGTTCTCAATAACCGCTTTGACATTGTTGATAGTGGATTTAAGCAGGAAAACGAAATGCTCTTGCGCCAAATCGCTGCAATCAAAGGAGAAGGACTTCGTCCAATTCCACAAATCATGATGCTGATGATTGAATCAGAAAATGGCAAGCAGCAGTTGTTTACTCTGCTACACAACAACGCGCATACCAACATTACAAGCCTATTCGACGAAGAGAGCAATCGTGATTACAAACATGACGATCTCACTTTGGTTCGTGGAGTGATCGGTAGTTATCCAGCCGCGTATTTATCACTCGAAGAGAATCAAATTCCACTGTTGGTCAATTTGCTAAAAAACATGCGTGGCGAAGAAGATTACGTCAAGTTGTTGGATACATTCGCGATTCGCCGTAGTAATCCAGAGTTCTGGTCTTTTAGCGATAACGTTCATCGTTGGTATCAGCAAGATCAACCTATCGAATTTGGTTTGCTTGACTACAATAGATTTGAGAATAGGTAG